One segment of Desulfolucanica intricata DNA contains the following:
- a CDS encoding phage-shock protein has translation MENKLQSLTDVLKKNLFFFEALTVAELTQHVHKIMLQDYTVDLVEEKVNLCLRQHPCFYTGQDGLWRINLQGLPENDKFYAFLLKKQQPMSLRDFVKNNSSKKKKSKKELVAEEVSLISDGRFIQWNNGSWSLTEWEVEASNYSLRQIIIKAMKIHPGGLSIKQLFEIVQVWRQTTPSAVEGVLKKYPYFEQVSESLWCYNPEAQVLYENFMKRYLGMVQSQKERWHRDRERWHKKVKLLESQLQEVSQAQREAAAALAEQREIVDQHEKLVTQMAEKDLLLSLRKKEIIRYREHLNKLDAKSNSILHQCRLWVKRTEEANLEIQRLKDLLAKNQSSQESLFVKLQQYKEKDRENKQKLADIQDKYSTKVAELQTEIVELKQKLEKQRILAQTDEKHWQEQINQLTNDLKNAYHAGEELQKSLRLVRQELKRTQAQHEELKKKLAHPLVKFVGKICGIFRGQARESAQNTSR, from the coding sequence GTGGAAAATAAGCTGCAATCATTGACCGATGTTTTAAAGAAAAACTTGTTCTTTTTTGAGGCGTTAACAGTTGCGGAATTAACACAACATGTTCACAAGATAATGCTGCAGGACTATACAGTAGATTTAGTTGAAGAAAAAGTTAACCTGTGTCTAAGGCAGCATCCCTGCTTTTATACCGGCCAAGATGGGTTATGGCGAATAAATCTTCAAGGCCTGCCGGAAAATGATAAGTTTTATGCATTCTTATTAAAAAAACAGCAGCCTATGAGCTTGAGAGATTTTGTTAAAAATAATAGTTCAAAGAAAAAGAAGTCAAAAAAAGAGTTGGTTGCTGAAGAAGTTAGTTTAATATCCGACGGGCGATTTATTCAGTGGAATAATGGGAGTTGGAGCTTAACAGAGTGGGAGGTAGAAGCAAGTAATTACTCACTGAGACAGATCATTATTAAAGCTATGAAAATTCACCCAGGAGGGCTTTCAATTAAGCAGCTGTTTGAGATTGTGCAGGTCTGGCGTCAAACAACTCCATCAGCAGTTGAAGGGGTGTTAAAAAAATATCCTTATTTTGAACAAGTTAGTGAAAGTTTATGGTGTTATAATCCAGAAGCTCAAGTGCTGTATGAAAATTTTATGAAGAGATATCTTGGAATGGTTCAGTCACAAAAGGAGAGGTGGCATAGGGATCGCGAACGTTGGCATAAAAAGGTAAAATTGTTAGAAAGCCAGCTGCAGGAGGTTTCTCAAGCTCAAAGAGAGGCTGCTGCTGCATTGGCCGAACAAAGAGAAATTGTAGATCAACATGAAAAACTTGTTACTCAAATGGCAGAAAAAGATTTGCTTTTATCATTACGCAAAAAGGAGATTATTCGTTACCGGGAACATCTCAATAAATTAGATGCTAAGTCAAACAGTATCTTACATCAATGTAGATTATGGGTAAAAAGAACAGAAGAAGCAAATCTGGAAATACAAAGATTAAAAGATCTGTTGGCTAAAAATCAAAGCAGTCAGGAATCACTTTTTGTAAAGTTACAGCAATATAAAGAAAAAGACCGAGAAAATAAACAGAAATTAGCCGATATCCAGGATAAGTACAGCACTAAGGTGGCAGAATTGCAAACCGAAATTGTGGAATTAAAGCAAAAGTTAGAAAAACAAAGAATACTTGCCCAAACTGATGAGAAACACTGGCAAGAACAAATTAATCAATTAACTAATGATTTAAAGAATGCCTATCATGCCGGTGAAGAACTTCAAAAATCTCTGCGACTGGTTAGGCAGGAATTAAAGAGAACTCAAGCCCAACATGAGGAACTGAAGAAAAAATTAGCTCATCCCTTGGTTAAATTTGTTGGTAAAATTTGTGGTATTTTTCGGGGACAAGCAAGAGAATCCGCACAAAACACAAGCCGTTAG
- a CDS encoding (Fe-S)-binding protein, translating into MSTIQAKKLDPSFLDEVISKACTNKNRLDLYNCLACGMCSAGCPYNDVHDHADPRKFIRQLVLGMREEVLNSTFIWACTQCGRCTMDCPMGVEVLTLVRTVRGNFGLKAPGFLQDVVDAQIKTGNQMEVSNEEYLETLEWMAEELQEELGDSSVTIPIDKEGADFLFLWDPREIKYYAHDIQSIAKIMWYVGANWTCSSRWWDATHYALFSGNDEESRIITQRYADEVKRLKVKELVLTECGHATHANKWGPKVWLDKDNDYPVKSIIEKYVEWFDAGLLKVDKTKNPEPITLHDPCNMVRKQGMGDVLRRALKESVMEFVEMNPHGEYNYCCGGGGGLLAMGKDIYPYRMAKGKLKAEQIKATGCKLVACPCHNCFDQLTDIFKYYKLDAKVVHLHHLISHALILEEKPR; encoded by the coding sequence TTGAGTACTATTCAAGCAAAAAAACTGGATCCGAGTTTTTTAGATGAGGTAATATCTAAAGCTTGTACAAACAAAAACCGTCTTGATCTTTATAACTGTCTTGCATGTGGTATGTGCAGCGCCGGCTGTCCCTACAATGACGTACACGACCATGCCGACCCGCGTAAGTTTATTCGCCAGTTAGTCCTAGGTATGCGTGAAGAAGTTCTTAACTCAACTTTTATTTGGGCCTGTACACAATGCGGCCGCTGTACTATGGACTGTCCAATGGGTGTAGAAGTCCTAACACTTGTAAGAACCGTACGCGGAAATTTTGGGTTAAAAGCCCCGGGATTCTTACAAGATGTTGTTGACGCACAAATAAAGACCGGCAATCAAATGGAAGTGAGCAATGAAGAATATTTAGAAACCCTGGAGTGGATGGCCGAAGAACTCCAAGAAGAACTGGGCGATTCCAGCGTCACTATTCCTATTGATAAGGAAGGTGCGGATTTTCTATTCCTGTGGGACCCGCGGGAAATAAAGTATTATGCACATGATATTCAAAGTATCGCTAAGATTATGTGGTATGTCGGAGCCAACTGGACTTGCAGCAGCCGCTGGTGGGATGCTACACACTATGCATTATTTAGCGGAAATGATGAAGAATCACGGATTATTACCCAGCGGTACGCAGATGAAGTCAAACGTTTAAAAGTAAAAGAACTGGTATTGACCGAGTGCGGCCATGCTACACATGCTAATAAGTGGGGACCTAAAGTATGGCTGGACAAAGACAATGACTATCCTGTAAAAAGTATCATTGAAAAATATGTAGAGTGGTTTGATGCCGGACTTTTAAAAGTAGATAAGACCAAAAATCCTGAGCCTATAACTTTACACGACCCTTGCAACATGGTACGTAAACAAGGAATGGGAGATGTTCTACGGAGAGCACTAAAGGAAAGTGTAATGGAATTTGTAGAAATGAATCCGCATGGTGAATATAACTACTGCTGCGGTGGCGGTGGCGGATTGCTTGCCATGGGAAAAGATATATATCCCTATCGTATGGCCAAAGGTAAATTAAAAGCCGAGCAGATTAAAGCTACAGGATGTAAACTTGTTGCCTGTCCATGCCACAATTGTTTTGACCAACTAACGGATATATTTAAGTACTATAAGCTTGACGCTAAAGTTGTACATCTGCATCACCTAATTAGCCATGCCTTAATTTTAGAGGAAAAACCACGTTAA
- a CDS encoding response regulator transcription factor, whose amino-acid sequence MIKILIADDEEKIRHLVRIYLEKEGFQVGEAVDGKSVLAEFSSNNWDLLVLDLMMPETDGWQVCREIRSKSDLPIIILTARGDEIDRVLGLELGADDYVVKPFSPRELVARIKALLRRVCKQVSDGNTVLHFPGLTIDAGSRKAVLMGQTLALTPKEFELLYIMGQSVGRVFTREQLLQKVWGYNYYGDSRTVDTHINRLREKMLKIPEAPKYVHTVWGVGYKFEVKG is encoded by the coding sequence ATTATTAAAATTTTAATAGCTGATGATGAGGAGAAAATTCGGCATTTAGTAAGAATATACTTGGAAAAAGAAGGCTTTCAAGTTGGTGAAGCTGTAGACGGTAAGTCTGTATTGGCTGAGTTTAGTAGTAATAATTGGGATTTATTGGTGTTGGATTTGATGATGCCGGAAACTGATGGTTGGCAGGTGTGTCGGGAAATTCGTAGTAAATCTGACTTACCGATAATTATCTTAACAGCCCGGGGAGATGAAATTGATCGTGTGCTGGGATTGGAATTAGGTGCAGATGACTATGTGGTGAAACCCTTTAGTCCCAGGGAATTAGTGGCAAGAATTAAAGCACTGTTGAGAAGAGTTTGTAAGCAGGTCTCAGATGGTAACACTGTTCTGCATTTTCCGGGATTAACAATTGATGCCGGATCCAGAAAGGCAGTTTTGATGGGTCAGACTTTGGCCTTAACACCTAAGGAGTTTGAATTACTTTATATTATGGGGCAGTCTGTGGGTCGGGTTTTTACCAGGGAACAGCTGCTGCAAAAAGTTTGGGGATATAATTATTATGGTGATTCCCGTACTGTTGATACGCACATAAACAGATTAAGAGAAAAGATGTTAAAAATTCCTGAAGCCCCAAAGTATGTCCATACAGTTTGGGGTGTAGGCTACAAATTTGAGGTCAAAGGATGA
- a CDS encoding ATP-binding protein yields the protein MILRSITGKLWLAILVFVLIILGAMNIVQSFVLKDLFYQQQTKELISEGRNLAEFIKITPEPQLVYERIETMSDLLHATIVVIEINGTGIYGYGHNYGGMRRGMLRRYFSNQEDLEQLMAGNTVVHRGYHPAFEKELLWVAIPVQKGNLTTAAIFIHAPIQPISERMEELRTATLHILAGVFLLAIILSFFLSRRLSRPLLYMNQVAQSMVRGDYSRKVPVKSKDEIGLLARSLNRLSEELEEKITALEQLDQTRRDFVANVSHELRTPLTIMQGYTEAVLDGFAGNEEEQQKYLNNILEEILRLRRLVDDVLNLRSLETGQISLKKQRIDVKQIVKKVAVIFEPFFKERKIRFILDWQEQVPHAYGDFDRLEQVLVNLIDNALRYTPQGGEIKVKASYSANFIKVSVSDSGPGIPSDELPLIWERFHKVDKARSRAGEGSGLGLAISKSIIQAHKGEISAFSEIGGGTTLEFTLPIFNETI from the coding sequence ATGATTTTAAGAAGTATTACCGGAAAATTATGGCTGGCGATTTTAGTCTTTGTACTGATAATATTAGGTGCTATGAACATTGTCCAGTCCTTTGTATTAAAAGATCTTTTTTATCAGCAACAGACTAAAGAGCTTATTTCCGAAGGTCGAAATTTAGCAGAGTTCATTAAAATAACACCTGAGCCTCAGCTGGTTTACGAAAGAATAGAAACTATGTCTGATTTGCTTCATGCGACAATTGTTGTAATAGAAATCAACGGAACGGGCATTTATGGATATGGTCATAATTACGGTGGTATGCGCAGGGGAATGCTGCGCCGCTATTTTTCTAATCAAGAGGATTTAGAGCAGCTTATGGCCGGTAATACAGTTGTACATCGTGGCTATCACCCTGCTTTTGAAAAGGAACTTCTTTGGGTGGCAATTCCGGTTCAGAAGGGTAATCTTACAACGGCTGCTATATTTATCCATGCTCCCATTCAGCCTATTTCCGAGCGTATGGAGGAGTTGCGGACAGCTACACTGCATATACTGGCCGGGGTATTTTTGCTGGCTATTATTTTAAGTTTCTTTCTTTCCCGAAGACTATCCAGACCATTATTGTATATGAATCAGGTTGCCCAATCAATGGTTCGTGGTGATTACAGCCGCAAAGTGCCGGTAAAATCTAAGGATGAAATAGGATTATTAGCAAGGTCCTTGAACAGGTTGTCAGAAGAGCTTGAAGAAAAGATTACTGCCCTCGAGCAGCTTGATCAAACCAGAAGGGATTTTGTGGCTAATGTTTCTCACGAGCTGCGTACGCCATTGACTATTATGCAGGGGTATACAGAGGCGGTTCTTGACGGTTTTGCAGGGAATGAAGAAGAACAGCAGAAATATCTTAACAATATTTTAGAAGAAATATTGCGTTTAAGGCGATTAGTTGATGATGTCTTAAACTTGCGCAGTTTAGAAACCGGTCAAATTAGTTTGAAGAAACAAAGAATTGATGTGAAACAAATTGTAAAAAAAGTTGCTGTCATATTTGAGCCCTTTTTTAAAGAAAGGAAAATACGATTTATTTTGGATTGGCAGGAACAAGTACCTCATGCTTATGGTGATTTCGACCGGTTGGAACAAGTGTTGGTAAATTTGATTGACAATGCATTAAGATATACCCCCCAAGGAGGCGAAATAAAGGTAAAAGCCAGTTATTCAGCAAATTTTATCAAAGTATCGGTTTCTGATTCCGGCCCGGGCATTCCTTCCGATGAATTGCCATTAATTTGGGAGCGGTTTCATAAAGTTGATAAAGCTCGCTCACGGGCCGGAGAGGGAAGTGGTTTGGGTTTAGCCATATCTAAGAGTATTATACAGGCACATAAAGGGGAGATTAGTGCTTTTAGCGAGATAGGCGGGGGGACTACGTTAGAGTTTACTCTACCAATTTTTAATGAAACTATTTAA
- a CDS encoding ASKHA domain-containing protein: MTGSTNQKKAVILEGRVIDQNFSLDPITKKIFLNILPPSMYNNQADVDRLREELIKQFGPVRVPLELMQAIPAICRKAEWQVTATIGYNGNDWELINLEPGNNTDRHYGLAIDIGTTTVVVYLVDMLTGDIINSASDYNGQVVLGDDILTRIFLATYENKLPELQKAVVNTINHLIEELSERAHVNPTEISAVTVGANTTMLHLLLGLDPGRICREPYIPVVNNSGFIRADKIGLNVNELAMLYAFPSVGSYVGGDVIAGVLVSGMHLDSDVSLFVDIGTNGEIIIGNRDWLVACAGAAGPALEGGVVKCGMRAEPGAVERLSINPETYEVSYKTIGNEKPVGICGSGLIDCLAEFLLTGIINRQGRFQDGRKEFVLIPAAETGINQDIVITQVDIDNLMRTKGAVNAAVETLLEGVGCGLDSVSKFFTAGAFGQYLPIESSITIGLYPDLPREKIKLLGNSSGEGARLALLSNKKRLEAEEIAARITYFELNANDSFFSRFVGSRFLPHTNLDYYPTVKAKLIERGLLS; the protein is encoded by the coding sequence ATGACTGGCAGCACCAATCAAAAAAAGGCTGTTATCTTAGAAGGTAGAGTAATTGATCAAAACTTCTCTCTGGATCCAATTACAAAGAAAATATTTTTAAATATACTTCCACCCAGTATGTATAATAATCAGGCTGATGTAGACCGTTTACGTGAAGAATTAATAAAACAATTCGGGCCGGTTCGTGTTCCTTTGGAGTTAATGCAAGCTATTCCTGCTATTTGTAGAAAGGCTGAATGGCAGGTAACGGCTACTATTGGCTATAACGGAAATGATTGGGAGTTAATCAATCTTGAACCCGGGAATAATACCGATAGGCATTATGGTTTAGCTATTGATATTGGAACAACAACTGTTGTAGTTTATTTAGTTGATATGTTGACCGGTGATATAATAAACTCTGCTTCTGATTATAACGGGCAGGTAGTTTTAGGGGACGATATATTAACAAGAATATTTTTGGCAACATATGAAAATAAATTGCCCGAGCTGCAAAAAGCTGTGGTAAATACTATAAATCACTTGATTGAAGAGTTATCAGAACGAGCTCATGTAAACCCTACAGAAATATCCGCTGTTACTGTGGGGGCAAACACCACTATGCTGCACTTACTGTTGGGTTTAGACCCTGGTCGTATTTGTAGAGAGCCGTATATACCGGTAGTTAATAATTCTGGTTTTATTCGGGCTGATAAAATTGGGCTTAATGTCAATGAGCTGGCTATGTTATATGCTTTTCCAAGTGTAGGTAGTTATGTCGGAGGAGATGTAATAGCCGGTGTTTTGGTTAGTGGCATGCATTTGGACAGTGATGTTTCACTGTTTGTAGATATTGGAACTAACGGTGAAATAATAATTGGTAATAGGGACTGGCTGGTAGCCTGTGCCGGAGCAGCCGGACCTGCCCTGGAGGGTGGAGTAGTAAAGTGCGGAATGAGAGCTGAGCCCGGGGCAGTAGAAAGACTAAGTATTAATCCCGAAACTTACGAGGTTAGTTATAAAACTATCGGTAATGAAAAACCGGTAGGAATATGTGGTTCAGGTCTTATTGATTGTCTGGCGGAATTTTTGTTAACCGGGATAATAAATCGTCAAGGTCGTTTTCAGGATGGCAGGAAAGAATTTGTTTTGATTCCGGCTGCCGAAACGGGTATAAATCAAGATATTGTTATTACTCAGGTGGATATAGATAATCTAATGCGCACGAAAGGTGCCGTCAATGCAGCTGTAGAAACTCTTTTGGAAGGCGTAGGATGTGGTTTAGATAGTGTTAGTAAGTTTTTTACAGCCGGTGCTTTCGGGCAGTATTTACCTATAGAATCCAGTATTACTATAGGTTTATATCCGGATTTACCCAGAGAAAAAATAAAATTGCTCGGTAATAGTTCAGGTGAAGGTGCTCGCTTAGCACTCCTATCTAATAAGAAGAGATTAGAAGCAGAAGAAATTGCAGCGCGGATTACTTATTTTGAATTAAATGCTAATGACTCATTTTTTAGTAGATTTGTAGGGAGTAGATTTTTACCTCATACAAATTTAGATTATTATCCGACCGTTAAAGCTAAATTAATAGAAAGAGGTTTGCTTTCTTAG
- a CDS encoding aminotransferase class V-fold PLP-dependent enzyme has product MIYFDSAATSWPKPDAVWQAMEYCMKEAGANPGRSGHRMAVKANHIVNETRKSLARLFNVEKSEQISFTLNATEALNLAIKGLVRPGDHVITSSMEHNSVTRPLHYLSEQGVEVTKVPCSRKTGEIKIEDIDAVIRPNSKAIIMTHASNVTGTLMPIKEIGRLAKENGLFFIVDAAQTAGVFEIDVQDMNIDLLAFPGHKSLLGPTGTGGLYIREGLELIPLKHGGTGRLSEVAEQPNVMPDRYESGTVNSFGIAGLGAAVKYLNNVGIDKIRNYELELTREFLVGSRNIKGIKIYGIKDIVGRAPVVSFTIEGRAVPEVAAILQKTFNIACRAGIHCAPDAHKTLGTLQQKLIRFSFSHFNIKNEVYYALNCLADIAGGKVKVPEYDDSCNC; this is encoded by the coding sequence TTGATTTATTTCGACAGTGCAGCTACATCTTGGCCAAAACCGGATGCAGTTTGGCAAGCGATGGAATACTGTATGAAAGAAGCCGGAGCAAACCCGGGACGTTCCGGACACCGGATGGCAGTAAAAGCCAACCATATAGTAAATGAAACCAGAAAAAGTTTGGCTCGTTTATTTAATGTCGAAAAGTCGGAACAAATTTCCTTTACATTAAATGCAACCGAAGCACTTAATTTAGCTATTAAAGGTTTAGTAAGACCCGGGGATCATGTAATTACCAGTTCTATGGAGCATAATTCTGTAACCAGGCCCCTTCATTACTTGAGTGAACAGGGAGTTGAAGTTACTAAAGTTCCCTGCAGCCGTAAAACAGGTGAAATTAAAATAGAAGATATAGATGCAGTAATTAGGCCTAATTCTAAAGCTATTATAATGACTCATGCTTCTAATGTAACCGGGACGTTAATGCCTATAAAAGAAATTGGCAGGCTTGCAAAAGAGAATGGACTTTTTTTTATTGTAGATGCTGCTCAAACGGCTGGCGTTTTTGAGATAGATGTACAGGACATGAATATAGACCTACTGGCGTTTCCTGGACATAAAAGTCTTTTGGGACCTACAGGTACGGGAGGGTTGTATATTCGGGAAGGGCTGGAATTAATTCCTTTAAAACATGGCGGTACAGGTAGACTGTCGGAGGTAGCAGAGCAGCCGAACGTTATGCCTGACAGATACGAAAGCGGTACCGTAAATAGCTTTGGAATAGCGGGGCTGGGGGCAGCTGTAAAATATCTTAATAACGTAGGTATAGATAAAATACGCAATTATGAATTAGAGCTGACCAGGGAATTTCTTGTAGGTTCAAGAAATATTAAAGGCATCAAGATATATGGAATTAAAGATATAGTTGGCCGTGCTCCGGTTGTATCTTTTACAATTGAGGGTAGGGCAGTTCCCGAAGTAGCGGCCATTTTGCAAAAAACCTTTAATATAGCTTGCCGTGCAGGGATACACTGTGCTCCGGATGCTCATAAAACCCTGGGTACACTGCAGCAAAAATTAATTCGATTTAGCTTTTCGCATTTTAATATAAAGAATGAAGTCTATTATGCTTTGAATTGTTTAGCAGATATTGCTGGCGGAAAAGTCAAAGTGCCGGAATATGATGATTCCTGCAATTGTTAA
- a CDS encoding CoA-transferase subunit beta — MLNNHEYTKPGEYKVIDLLAVAGAREISDGEVVFAGTGLPMLAVMLAQKTNSPNASVIYEAGSADGKPAHLPASVGDARCEYRASISSGLADVFGQLQRGSVDVAFLGGAEIDKYGNVNTTVIGDYLNPKTRFTGSGGNPDINALAKRTVFIMVQEKRRFREAVDYITSPGWRVKKFPGGEFITRQEAFGKSFRGGPSAVITNMAVFRFDQETGLMYLDTYHPGYSIEDVKNNVGFDIDVSRCSGETKPPTYHEIHLLYNVVDPEGLFLP; from the coding sequence ATGCTTAATAACCATGAATACACGAAGCCGGGGGAATATAAAGTAATTGACCTGCTGGCAGTAGCCGGCGCACGGGAAATAAGCGATGGCGAAGTAGTTTTTGCCGGAACAGGCTTACCAATGCTCGCGGTGATGCTGGCTCAAAAAACAAACAGTCCTAATGCCTCGGTAATTTACGAAGCCGGTTCTGCTGACGGTAAACCGGCCCACTTACCGGCATCAGTGGGTGATGCCCGCTGTGAATACCGGGCTTCTATATCTTCCGGATTGGCTGATGTATTCGGTCAATTACAGCGAGGCTCTGTAGACGTAGCCTTTTTAGGCGGTGCTGAAATTGATAAGTATGGCAATGTAAACACTACCGTCATTGGAGATTATCTAAATCCAAAAACTCGTTTCACCGGTAGTGGGGGAAACCCTGATATTAATGCCCTGGCTAAACGTACCGTATTTATCATGGTTCAAGAAAAACGCCGCTTCAGAGAAGCTGTTGACTATATCACTTCACCGGGCTGGCGGGTTAAAAAGTTTCCCGGCGGTGAATTTATTACCCGTCAAGAAGCTTTCGGCAAGTCTTTCCGGGGTGGTCCGTCAGCTGTAATAACAAATATGGCTGTTTTCCGCTTCGATCAAGAAACCGGGCTTATGTATTTAGATACGTATCATCCCGGCTATTCAATTGAAGATGTAAAAAATAACGTAGGGTTTGATATAGATGTTTCCCGCTGCAGCGGTGAAACAAAACCCCCAACCTATCATGAAATACATTTATTATACAATGTTGTTGATCCGGAAGGATTATTTTTACCCTAA
- a CDS encoding CoA transferase subunit A, translating to MSEIKNKRMSVSEAVNLINNGDSITFSGFTIWRRPMAMIYEIVRQRKKDLHLMEVNSGTHGEILIGAGCVKIWESCWIGHELFGKLGANLARKFKNKEIIVEDYSHVHMLMRLQAGATGVPYLPTWASLGTDILNPEYDMLGRAGLRDGSNPRIPLEKFSYGEDPFYKEGRLIHVPAARPNVCIAHVQQVGEQGTVRVYGQRYSDAEAMKAADTLIVVAEEVVPEEMLRQDPTANLLPHYLVDAIVEVPWGAHPTGCFGYYEVDGAFIKDFYNRTKTQEGFDEWAEEWIFGVADFNEYLDKLGFRRLDSLRPNSAYKYSTRVKRGSR from the coding sequence ATGTCAGAAATCAAAAATAAAAGAATGTCTGTCTCCGAAGCTGTTAATTTAATTAATAACGGCGACAGTATTACTTTTAGCGGTTTTACTATTTGGCGCCGGCCAATGGCCATGATTTATGAGATAGTACGCCAGCGCAAAAAAGATCTTCATTTAATGGAAGTAAACTCAGGTACCCACGGTGAAATCTTAATTGGTGCCGGTTGTGTTAAAATATGGGAATCATGCTGGATTGGCCACGAGTTATTTGGCAAGTTAGGTGCAAACCTGGCCCGAAAATTCAAGAACAAAGAAATCATTGTCGAAGACTATAGTCATGTGCATATGTTAATGCGCTTACAAGCCGGTGCTACCGGTGTCCCGTATTTACCTACCTGGGCATCTTTAGGCACTGATATACTAAACCCTGAATATGACATGCTTGGAAGGGCCGGTTTACGTGACGGTTCTAATCCTCGTATTCCTCTGGAGAAATTCAGCTATGGTGAAGACCCCTTCTATAAGGAAGGTAGACTTATTCACGTTCCTGCTGCCCGGCCTAACGTTTGTATAGCTCATGTCCAACAGGTTGGTGAACAAGGTACTGTTCGTGTTTATGGACAGCGTTACTCAGATGCTGAGGCCATGAAAGCTGCGGATACCTTAATTGTTGTCGCAGAAGAGGTTGTTCCGGAGGAAATGCTGCGCCAGGATCCCACTGCTAACCTTCTGCCCCATTATTTAGTTGACGCTATCGTAGAAGTACCATGGGGTGCTCATCCTACAGGCTGTTTTGGTTATTACGAAGTAGACGGCGCTTTCATTAAGGATTTTTACAACCGCACCAAGACACAGGAAGGCTTTGACGAGTGGGCTGAAGAATGGATTTTCGGAGTGGCTGACTTTAATGAATACCTGGACAAGCTTGGCTTTAGACGCTTAGATTCTCTACGTCCTAATTCCGCTTATAAATACAGTACTCGCGTGAAGAGGGGGTCGAGATAA
- a CDS encoding acyl-CoA dehydrogenase, which yields MFQFTEEQLMIRDTVRKLAQNEIAPRAAEIDRTHEFPWENIKKMSELGLMGLPIPEEYGGAGMDFVSYILTIEEISKACATTGVILSVHTSVGTFPILFFGNEEQKQKYIPKLAAGEYIGAFALTEPGAGSDASGLSTTAKLEGDHYIVNGSKIFITNGGVADIYITFVVTDKSKGSKGISCLIVEKDTPGFSIGKKEEKMGLNGSQTTEIVFDNARVPKENLLGKEGEGFKVAMSGLDGGRVGIAAQGLGIAQAALDAAIDYSKQRVQFGKPISAFQGIQFMLADMAAQVDAARLLVYRAAFLKAAGKPLSKEASMAKMFATDTAMKVTTDAVQIFGGYGYTKEYPVERYMRDAKITQIYEGTNQIQRMVIAKHLLK from the coding sequence ATGTTTCAATTTACAGAAGAACAATTAATGATTCGTGATACTGTAAGAAAGTTGGCCCAAAATGAAATTGCTCCTCGGGCAGCGGAAATCGACCGTACTCACGAGTTTCCCTGGGAAAATATCAAAAAAATGAGTGAACTTGGTTTAATGGGCCTCCCCATTCCTGAAGAATATGGTGGTGCAGGAATGGATTTCGTATCATATATCTTAACAATTGAAGAAATTTCTAAGGCTTGCGCAACTACTGGTGTTATTCTTTCCGTGCATACTTCAGTGGGTACTTTCCCGATTCTATTTTTTGGTAACGAGGAGCAAAAGCAAAAATATATTCCTAAACTGGCAGCCGGGGAATATATAGGAGCTTTTGCTTTGACCGAACCCGGTGCCGGCTCAGACGCTTCCGGACTGTCCACTACTGCTAAGCTGGAAGGTGATCATTATATTGTTAACGGCAGTAAGATTTTTATTACTAACGGCGGTGTAGCTGATATCTATATAACCTTTGTTGTAACTGACAAGAGTAAGGGCTCTAAGGGCATATCCTGCCTCATCGTGGAAAAAGATACACCGGGTTTCTCCATCGGTAAAAAGGAAGAAAAAATGGGTTTAAATGGTTCCCAAACAACAGAAATAGTATTTGATAACGCCAGAGTACCTAAAGAAAATCTTTTAGGCAAAGAAGGAGAAGGCTTTAAGGTTGCCATGTCCGGACTGGACGGCGGACGTGTTGGAATTGCCGCCCAAGGTTTAGGAATTGCTCAAGCCGCTTTAGATGCAGCTATAGATTATTCTAAGCAGCGAGTTCAGTTTGGGAAACCTATTAGTGCTTTCCAGGGTATTCAATTTATGCTGGCAGACATGGCTGCTCAAGTTGATGCCGCCCGTCTGCTGGTTTACCGCGCCGCTTTCTTAAAAGCCGCCGGCAAACCACTCAGCAAAGAAGCATCTATGGCTAAAATGTTTGCAACAGATACTGCTATGAAAGTTACCACTGATGCTGTACAAATTTTTGGTGGCTATGGTTATACCAAAGAATACCCGGTTGAACGTTACATGAGAGATGCAAAAATAACTCAAATTTATGAAGGAACTAACCAGATTCAGCGTATGGTAATTGCCAAGCATCTGTTAAAATAA